In Leptospira koniambonensis, the following proteins share a genomic window:
- a CDS encoding LA_1737 family protein: MMRNITFIITRALSISFHLLKSGFIFAVIFHFFYATEIAADCGGDAFDDLTEERKPIIGREKEEKYKFRLPPLARVESWGNGKYFAVESLGISDYHLVRYVNYPKFKQLSILNPISDMIWSKQDNTYCAYVFPFFYGKSKLKNGTLTETNLSILHYYSSDTLANGSIDRTLRFPSFFPLAGSNYTKDSQGKEETFRYALPLLFFQNKTSESNWTQFLIFHWGREKESSYGAALPLLYWGSGEKNSHFTLAPLVYYNSEKDGSEGSLLTPLFGKSWKNSLTEGTGEKFSYLLPFFYSSRTNNSETLEYRLFAPILVHRRYEKSVGWNTNLLFLSGWISDKNGDYKSSYLFPLFFHTKNESLAIVPFYFESQDTKFGFLPIPFFYSKTEKSKSFYVLNSYYQSEGSNDSSFLFFPLFYRSVKSDGNLTLMPLYARGSFGQSSWNYFLNTYFSWDKEGELNKSIVFPVFYHSSDRVSAVTWGPLFYRNKSKSTEESKNYFLNTYYSRNPKGELDRFVFFPLYYYSSDLKEDTTLAPLYYRSKSKETNASQTYFLNTYISKNQEGSLSKLVVFPFIFFSPKDYLYILPVYFNYTDHHVGLVPIPFYYYDNSGSKTFYILNSLYRSDSKYDWSYLFFPLYYHAESNNRNTTVAPLYYRYSFEKSSKNYFLNTYFSWNEKGELDRSIFFPFLFYKSQEYFSFIPFLVKGNQVGNEYTYLPAFFTYWDKEQTWILNTYSDKDSVSGLYRKFYVAPFWWYNKSKDTVSYLLFPFFYKKVSPDLKFTLSPLHYESTSSEEDYSLYLLYEKKVTEKYSTRRVYPIFYSGKDSESSYWNILGFAGRGFDKEGEAKYSYLFPFYFYKKDSYRVAIPFFFRLGYDEDHYKHFGIFHYWNRSPDKDNTWIWPLLWFSNIDRKNKESFTTWFPLFWDWDNPKSKGKIAVPFYLKYEEADKTLELVLAYSSSQNLGSFSGEIGSKEKEYYLDTDISLFYNLFSISSRTSISKEKMVFWKSTRPPEEKSTVEELKTETVTQEEKEGLNKYKTLNREGVRSFWGVSALFGIFSYEQGDDRRHLRLLPLSWFSWSKKTEEKIYAAPFFFSSQIKDESYFVIFPFYGRQSKGPDFLESYLLFGFLRGKQGEVRDYSILWPLTRFYYSNNSWGMRFFPLFSHEQSYEKSRTISPLYYRNRVTEGNSVTNKFHSILVPLYHSSSISITSPEGVGEKGYDTFLPVYFRTKERSTTNRGENLTSKVYTLFSFYTHRSSPEGEKATNFFSPLYFMSRKSQNLDGKENISKMDFLPIPLFFWRRDLVSSDFFLLGFYRSKNPESSHFNFLGLLASTKENSKISGIYESFRILPFLFTSKAASLDSKYEESHQIVFPLYYTSQHSFKDESGESIRKEIYTPLFKYQNTRVKDGEYSSFLSLLYYFEKTKKSEDGKEKVFRTDFLPVPGLYWSRNETDHSFFFLGFYSGKDANSSKSSFLGLIHSGKSINEAGDSDEYFRIFPFYFSGTKTYPRKESFGAESYQVLFPIFYGTHTKEKNKEVEFEERNIYSLFFKYRSSIAKDESEFSNFFSLLYYKERVRFKNGNLEKTDFLLIPGFYWYRNPEAHTFFLFGIYSKKDAEVSKFSVLGLVQSSEEKTPYGKLETSFHIFPLYFSGKEEKENGQITNSYTVIPLLYYGFQDNNQKGWNVLGIFNYSNSPLENHVGIYPFFSRRESVIPNFKKEITVSGIPYYYNKKEYANGVIEKTNVNLFGIFTNDIKSGLDRETWFLFLPLPFFYYEKNIYSSGLSDKSYTFLKLINYSSSENLKSGKSDGFEFSSFFIFSAKSRISSNSENGTITSSGSSYLFPIYWWSKESGQNVSNKHFNFLIFFDYARDDYRKESRLILGPYYYFSETNSEKFGLLPLGFYSKNYDSKFWFLLGFYGYKDSDWNRWGFAGIFDTYREEKNKRTNFNLFLGLIHTELEEERTRVALLGGILGGYEGRPNYSDSNFLWLRWKSTPDETIANVLPVFYYHHDMAGTTSVIPPVLGYFSSGKDGRFDMLGLGLLYYRNEKISRSEDTLLVAGGLLYYYKQSIAPYNPLYTIRSMGVLAGLLWNWEYEVQGPFNKYSVLFGVYSRSKDEAKEIHRIFGIML, from the coding sequence ATGATGAGGAATATTACGTTTATCATTACTAGAGCGCTTTCAATTTCATTTCATCTTTTGAAGAGCGGATTTATCTTCGCAGTAATATTTCACTTTTTTTATGCAACTGAGATCGCCGCCGACTGTGGTGGGGACGCTTTCGATGATTTAACAGAGGAACGTAAGCCTATAATCGGAAGAGAGAAGGAGGAAAAATATAAGTTCAGACTACCTCCTCTAGCAAGAGTTGAATCTTGGGGTAATGGAAAGTATTTCGCAGTAGAGTCCTTGGGGATCTCGGACTATCATTTAGTACGATATGTAAACTATCCTAAGTTCAAGCAGCTTTCAATTTTGAATCCGATTTCGGATATGATTTGGTCCAAGCAGGACAATACGTATTGTGCTTATGTGTTCCCTTTTTTTTACGGGAAGAGTAAGCTTAAAAATGGGACCTTAACTGAGACAAATCTATCTATATTGCATTATTATTCCTCCGATACTTTAGCTAATGGAAGTATAGATAGAACTCTTAGGTTTCCTTCTTTTTTTCCGTTGGCTGGATCTAATTATACTAAAGATTCACAAGGTAAAGAGGAAACTTTCAGATACGCGCTTCCTCTGTTATTTTTTCAAAACAAAACTTCTGAATCTAATTGGACCCAGTTTCTTATATTTCATTGGGGAAGAGAAAAGGAATCCTCTTATGGGGCCGCACTTCCTTTACTTTACTGGGGAAGTGGAGAAAAAAATAGCCATTTTACTTTAGCTCCATTAGTATATTATAATTCTGAAAAGGATGGGTCCGAAGGATCACTGCTCACCCCTTTATTCGGAAAATCTTGGAAAAATTCGCTAACGGAAGGGACAGGGGAGAAATTCTCGTATTTACTTCCTTTCTTTTATTCGAGTAGGACAAATAACTCTGAAACTTTGGAATATAGGTTATTCGCTCCCATTTTAGTTCATCGTAGATATGAAAAATCTGTAGGGTGGAATACTAATCTTTTATTCTTAAGCGGTTGGATAAGTGATAAGAATGGAGATTATAAGAGTTCTTACCTTTTTCCTCTGTTCTTTCATACTAAGAACGAATCTTTAGCGATCGTTCCGTTCTATTTCGAGTCGCAAGATACAAAATTCGGATTTTTACCGATCCCTTTTTTTTATTCGAAAACGGAAAAGTCTAAAAGTTTCTATGTACTAAATTCATATTACCAATCGGAAGGAAGTAATGATTCGTCGTTCTTATTCTTCCCGTTATTCTATAGATCAGTCAAATCGGACGGCAATCTTACCTTAATGCCTTTATACGCTAGGGGTTCTTTTGGCCAAAGTTCTTGGAATTATTTTCTGAATACGTACTTTTCCTGGGATAAGGAAGGGGAACTGAACAAGAGTATCGTTTTTCCGGTATTCTATCATTCATCAGATCGAGTAAGTGCTGTTACTTGGGGCCCTTTGTTTTATCGTAATAAAAGTAAAAGTACGGAAGAGTCTAAGAATTATTTCTTGAATACTTATTATTCAAGAAATCCCAAAGGGGAATTGGATCGCTTTGTTTTCTTTCCACTTTATTATTATTCTTCTGATCTAAAGGAAGATACGACGTTAGCTCCACTTTATTATAGGTCGAAAAGCAAAGAAACAAATGCTTCGCAAACATATTTTTTAAATACTTATATTTCTAAAAATCAGGAAGGCAGTCTTTCTAAACTTGTTGTTTTCCCTTTTATATTCTTTAGTCCGAAAGATTATTTATATATTCTGCCTGTATACTTCAACTATACGGATCATCATGTGGGACTTGTTCCTATCCCTTTCTATTATTATGATAATTCAGGATCAAAAACTTTTTATATCCTAAACTCCTTATATCGTAGTGATTCCAAGTATGATTGGAGTTATTTATTTTTTCCTTTGTATTACCATGCTGAGTCGAATAACAGAAATACTACTGTCGCCCCTCTATATTATAGGTATTCTTTTGAGAAAAGTTCTAAGAACTATTTCTTAAATACTTACTTCTCTTGGAATGAAAAAGGAGAATTAGATAGGTCTATATTTTTTCCTTTTTTATTCTATAAGTCCCAGGAATATTTCAGTTTTATACCTTTTCTGGTAAAGGGGAATCAAGTAGGAAACGAATATACGTATCTACCTGCTTTTTTTACTTATTGGGATAAGGAGCAGACTTGGATCTTAAATACTTATTCGGATAAGGACTCCGTTTCTGGATTGTATCGAAAGTTTTATGTAGCTCCATTTTGGTGGTACAACAAAAGTAAAGATACTGTTAGTTATTTATTATTTCCGTTCTTTTATAAAAAAGTATCTCCTGATCTTAAATTCACTCTTTCTCCTTTACATTACGAATCAACGAGTTCCGAAGAGGATTATTCTCTCTACCTCTTATATGAAAAGAAGGTGACTGAAAAATACAGCACTCGTCGAGTATATCCTATATTTTATTCCGGAAAAGACTCCGAGAGTTCATATTGGAACATTTTGGGATTTGCAGGAAGAGGATTCGATAAAGAAGGCGAGGCGAAATACAGTTATCTTTTTCCTTTTTATTTTTATAAAAAAGATAGTTATAGGGTGGCGATACCGTTTTTCTTCCGATTAGGGTACGACGAAGATCATTATAAACATTTTGGAATTTTTCATTATTGGAATCGTTCTCCTGATAAGGACAATACTTGGATATGGCCTTTATTATGGTTTTCAAATATTGATCGTAAGAATAAAGAAAGTTTTACCACCTGGTTTCCTCTATTTTGGGATTGGGATAATCCTAAAAGTAAGGGAAAAATTGCAGTTCCTTTTTATCTCAAATATGAAGAAGCTGATAAGACTCTAGAGTTGGTCTTAGCTTATTCTTCTTCCCAAAATTTAGGTAGTTTTTCTGGAGAGATTGGATCTAAAGAAAAAGAATATTATCTAGATACGGATATTTCTCTTTTTTATAATCTTTTTAGCATTTCCTCAAGGACTTCTATTTCCAAAGAAAAAATGGTATTTTGGAAATCCACACGTCCCCCGGAAGAAAAATCTACTGTGGAGGAACTAAAAACCGAAACGGTCACTCAGGAAGAAAAAGAAGGATTAAATAAATATAAAACGTTAAACCGAGAGGGCGTAAGGTCTTTCTGGGGCGTAAGCGCACTTTTTGGGATTTTTAGTTATGAACAAGGAGATGATCGTAGGCATTTAAGGTTACTTCCATTGAGCTGGTTCTCTTGGTCTAAAAAAACGGAGGAAAAAATATATGCAGCCCCGTTCTTTTTCTCTAGCCAGATCAAAGACGAATCTTATTTCGTAATATTTCCATTTTACGGTCGTCAAAGTAAAGGTCCCGATTTTTTAGAATCATACCTATTATTCGGATTCTTAAGGGGAAAACAGGGAGAAGTTCGAGACTATTCTATTCTCTGGCCACTCACTAGATTTTATTATTCAAATAATTCCTGGGGAATGAGATTTTTTCCGCTATTCTCACATGAACAATCATATGAAAAATCCAGGACAATCTCTCCTCTTTATTACAGAAACCGTGTGACGGAAGGAAATTCTGTCACAAACAAATTTCATTCTATCCTGGTTCCATTATATCACTCTTCCAGCATTTCGATTACTTCGCCAGAAGGAGTAGGAGAAAAAGGATATGATACATTTTTACCTGTGTACTTCCGTACAAAGGAAAGATCTACAACGAATAGGGGAGAGAATTTAACAAGTAAAGTCTATACTCTTTTTTCCTTTTATACGCATCGGAGTAGTCCCGAAGGTGAAAAGGCGACTAACTTTTTTTCCCCTCTCTATTTTATGAGTAGGAAGAGTCAAAATTTGGATGGGAAAGAAAATATTTCGAAAATGGACTTTTTGCCGATACCATTATTTTTTTGGAGAAGGGATTTAGTCTCCAGTGATTTTTTCTTACTCGGGTTTTATAGAAGTAAAAATCCTGAATCTTCTCATTTTAATTTCTTAGGCTTACTCGCTTCGACTAAAGAAAATTCAAAGATAAGTGGTATATACGAATCGTTCAGGATCTTACCTTTTCTTTTTACTAGCAAAGCAGCTAGTTTGGATTCCAAATATGAGGAATCTCACCAAATTGTTTTTCCTCTTTATTATACAAGTCAGCATTCGTTTAAGGACGAATCAGGTGAATCCATTCGTAAGGAGATCTATACTCCTTTATTTAAATATCAGAATACTAGGGTAAAGGATGGAGAATATTCGAGTTTTCTATCTTTGTTATATTATTTTGAAAAAACAAAAAAAAGCGAAGATGGGAAAGAAAAGGTTTTCAGAACGGATTTTTTACCGGTTCCAGGATTATATTGGTCGAGAAACGAGACGGATCATAGTTTCTTTTTTCTTGGATTTTATAGCGGAAAAGATGCTAATTCCTCTAAATCGAGCTTTCTCGGCTTGATCCATTCAGGCAAAAGTATTAACGAAGCGGGAGATTCCGATGAATACTTTCGTATTTTCCCTTTTTATTTTTCCGGTACGAAAACCTATCCAAGAAAAGAATCGTTCGGAGCCGAATCTTACCAAGTCTTATTCCCGATTTTTTACGGAACTCATACCAAAGAAAAAAATAAAGAAGTGGAATTTGAAGAAAGGAATATATATTCTCTTTTCTTTAAATATAGAAGTTCGATTGCTAAGGACGAATCTGAATTTTCTAACTTCTTTTCTCTATTGTATTATAAGGAGAGGGTTCGTTTTAAGAATGGCAATTTGGAAAAGACGGATTTTCTTCTGATTCCGGGGTTTTATTGGTATAGAAATCCAGAAGCTCATACTTTCTTTCTTTTCGGTATATACAGCAAAAAAGATGCAGAAGTTTCCAAATTCAGCGTTCTGGGTCTCGTTCAGTCTTCTGAGGAAAAAACCCCTTACGGGAAACTAGAGACTTCCTTTCATATTTTCCCTTTGTATTTTTCCGGAAAAGAGGAGAAAGAAAATGGGCAAATAACGAATAGTTATACGGTTATACCGCTTCTTTATTATGGATTTCAGGATAATAATCAAAAAGGGTGGAACGTCTTAGGAATATTTAATTATTCTAATTCCCCGTTGGAAAATCATGTAGGGATATATCCTTTCTTTTCTAGAAGGGAGTCAGTTATTCCGAATTTTAAAAAAGAAATTACAGTATCTGGAATTCCATATTACTATAATAAAAAGGAATATGCGAATGGAGTTATTGAAAAGACGAATGTTAATCTATTTGGGATTTTTACTAATGATATTAAAAGCGGTTTAGATAGGGAGACTTGGTTTTTATTTTTACCTCTTCCGTTCTTTTATTATGAGAAAAATATTTATAGCAGTGGACTTTCCGATAAAAGTTATACTTTCTTAAAATTGATTAATTATAGTAGCTCTGAAAATCTCAAATCAGGTAAATCAGACGGATTTGAATTTTCATCATTTTTCATATTCTCAGCAAAATCGAGAATATCCAGCAATTCTGAAAATGGGACTATCACTTCGTCTGGCAGTTCTTATTTGTTCCCGATTTACTGGTGGTCTAAGGAATCCGGGCAGAATGTTTCTAATAAACATTTTAATTTCTTAATATTTTTTGATTATGCTAGAGATGATTATCGAAAAGAATCCCGCCTTATCCTCGGGCCGTATTATTATTTTTCCGAAACTAATTCTGAAAAATTTGGACTTTTGCCTTTGGGCTTTTATTCGAAAAATTACGATTCTAAATTTTGGTTTCTTTTGGGCTTTTACGGTTATAAAGATTCAGATTGGAACCGCTGGGGATTTGCGGGGATTTTTGATACCTATAGAGAAGAGAAAAATAAGAGAACTAACTTTAATCTTTTCCTCGGACTAATTCATACCGAATTAGAGGAAGAACGGACCAGAGTCGCGCTTTTGGGTGGAATATTGGGAGGTTATGAGGGACGTCCGAATTATTCCGACTCAAATTTTTTATGGTTGAGATGGAAATCTACTCCTGATGAAACTATTGCGAATGTCCTGCCCGTTTTTTATTATCACCATGATATGGCAGGAACAACAAGTGTCATTCCGCCAGTTCTTGGATATTTCTCTTCCGGAAAAGATGGAAGATTTGATATGTTAGGATTAGGTTTGTTATATTATCGTAATGAAAAGATTTCTAGATCGGAAGATACTCTTTTGGTCGCTGGAGGTCTATTATATTATTATAAACAATCTATTGCTCCTTATAATCCTTTATATACGATTCGATCTATGGGTGTTTTGGCCGGGCTTTTATGGAACTGGGAATATGAGGTACAAGGGCCGTTTAACAAGTATTCTGTATTGTTCGGGGTGTATAGCCGTAGTAAAGATGAGGCGAAGGAAATACATAGAATTTTTGGGATTATGTTATAA
- the groL gene encoding chaperonin GroEL (60 kDa chaperone family; promotes refolding of misfolded polypeptides especially under stressful conditions; forms two stacked rings of heptamers to form a barrel-shaped 14mer; ends can be capped by GroES; misfolded proteins enter the barrel where they are refolded when GroES binds), giving the protein MAKIIEYDETARRKLLEGVNKLANAVKVTLGPKGRNVVIDKKFGSPTITKDGVTVAKEIELEDSIENMGAQMVKEVSTKTNDVAGDGTTTATILAQSIVNEGLKNVTAGANPMALKHGIDKAVNAAVESIKKRSVKIENKKDIANVATISANNDKDIGNLIADAMDKVGKDGVITVEEAKSIETTLDVVEGMQFDRGYVSPYMVTDPEAMIATLSDPYILIYDKKISSMRDLLPVLEKVAQAGRPLVIIAEEVEGEALATIVVNTLRKTISCVAVKAPGFGDRRKAMLEDIAILTGGQVISEDLGMKLENATVQQLGRAKKVTVDKENTTIIEGQGASKDIQGRVGQIKKQIEDTTSEYDREKLQERLAKLAGGVAVIHVGAATEVEMKEKKHRVEDALSATRAAVEEGIVPGGGLTLLKAQEAVSSLKLEGDEATGAKIIFRALEEPIRMITSNAGLEGSVIVEQAKGKKGNEGFNALTMVWEDLLQAGVVDPAKVVRSALQNAASIGSMLLTTEVTITDKPEKDGGGMPPMGGMGGMGGMGGMM; this is encoded by the coding sequence ATGGCAAAAATTATCGAGTATGATGAAACAGCTAGACGTAAACTTTTAGAAGGCGTTAACAAACTTGCAAACGCTGTAAAAGTTACCCTTGGTCCTAAGGGAAGAAACGTAGTAATCGACAAAAAATTCGGATCTCCAACCATCACTAAGGACGGAGTTACCGTAGCAAAAGAAATCGAGTTAGAAGATTCCATCGAGAACATGGGCGCTCAGATGGTAAAAGAAGTTTCCACAAAGACGAATGACGTTGCTGGAGATGGAACCACCACTGCTACTATTCTTGCTCAATCTATCGTTAACGAAGGCTTAAAAAACGTTACCGCTGGTGCAAACCCTATGGCACTTAAACACGGTATCGATAAAGCGGTTAATGCTGCAGTAGAAAGTATCAAAAAACGTTCAGTTAAGATCGAAAACAAAAAAGATATCGCTAACGTTGCAACTATCTCCGCAAACAACGACAAGGATATAGGAAATCTGATCGCAGATGCTATGGACAAAGTTGGAAAAGACGGAGTTATCACTGTTGAAGAAGCAAAATCTATCGAAACCACTTTAGACGTGGTAGAAGGTATGCAATTCGACCGTGGATACGTTTCTCCTTATATGGTAACTGATCCTGAAGCAATGATCGCTACTTTAAGCGATCCTTATATTCTAATCTACGACAAAAAGATCTCTTCTATGAGAGACCTTCTTCCAGTATTGGAAAAAGTTGCTCAAGCAGGAAGACCTTTAGTGATCATCGCAGAAGAAGTAGAAGGAGAAGCATTAGCTACTATCGTAGTAAACACTCTTCGTAAAACTATCTCTTGTGTGGCTGTTAAAGCTCCTGGATTCGGAGATCGTCGTAAAGCGATGTTGGAAGATATCGCAATCCTTACCGGTGGACAAGTGATTTCTGAAGACCTCGGAATGAAGCTGGAAAACGCAACAGTTCAACAACTGGGACGTGCTAAAAAAGTAACCGTGGATAAAGAAAACACCACCATCATCGAAGGACAAGGTGCTTCTAAAGATATCCAAGGCCGCGTAGGTCAGATCAAAAAACAGATCGAAGATACTACTTCTGAGTACGATCGTGAAAAACTACAAGAGCGTTTAGCTAAATTAGCTGGCGGTGTTGCAGTGATCCATGTTGGTGCAGCTACTGAAGTAGAAATGAAAGAGAAAAAACACCGTGTGGAAGATGCACTTTCAGCTACTCGCGCAGCAGTAGAAGAAGGAATCGTTCCTGGTGGTGGATTAACTCTTCTAAAAGCTCAAGAAGCAGTTTCCTCTCTTAAATTAGAAGGCGACGAAGCTACTGGAGCAAAAATCATCTTCCGTGCATTAGAAGAGCCGATCCGTATGATCACTTCTAACGCTGGTCTGGAAGGATCCGTAATCGTAGAACAAGCAAAAGGTAAGAAAGGAAACGAAGGTTTCAACGCTCTTACTATGGTTTGGGAAGATCTACTACAGGCTGGAGTCGTTGACCCTGCGAAAGTAGTTCGTTCTGCACTCCAAAACGCTGCTTCTATCGGATCAATGTTGTTAACTACAGAAGTTACAATCACCGACAAACCTGAAAAAGACGGCGGCGGAATGCCTCCTATGGGTGGAATGGGCGGTATGGGAGGAATGGGCGGCATGATGTAA
- the groES gene encoding co-chaperone GroES — MAIKPLGDRVLVEPKQDAEEKIGSIFVPDTAKEKPQEGKVVEVGSGRYEDGKLIPLEVKAGDVVLYGKYSGTEIKSEGKEYLIIRESDILAIVKK, encoded by the coding sequence ATGGCGATTAAACCGCTAGGTGACCGTGTTCTGGTCGAGCCTAAACAAGACGCTGAAGAAAAAATCGGCAGCATCTTCGTTCCTGATACGGCTAAAGAAAAACCGCAAGAGGGAAAGGTTGTAGAAGTAGGAAGCGGACGTTATGAAGACGGAAAGCTTATCCCACTAGAAGTTAAAGCTGGTGATGTCGTTCTATACGGCAAATATTCCGGAACTGAAATTAAATCCGAAGGTAAAGAATACTTAATTATCCGCGAAAGCGATATTCTTGCCATCGTGAAAAAGTAA
- a CDS encoding deoxyribodipyrimidine photolyase → MFSEKNLIRVREGNKKPILEEGEYILYWLRANRRMAWNHSLDYSIHLAKKFQKPLVIFESVMMDFEWSSPRLQQFLLEGICDTAEDAARAGFTYWSFVETKEHSLSEIVPNILEKASIVITDDFPCFFLPEHAEKISEILNCKLLLVDSNSITPLASYEKFFGYARVLRPKLHDKFVESYIHRSNPKPSSKGIPSSDKLKKPKFLFSGKKDDISSYLKKMNSQFSNVLPVSGKIGGRKEGLKLLKKFLKEGLPFYSEERSEPRPPERTKSSYLSPYLHFGMISVDEIVTTVLGSDLKIDWSPDILNHSYRGKNEGFFHPNPNINSFLDELLTWRELGYLLFYKEPSFRKDLSILPNWAKLSLEAHRGDKREYTYSKEQFENALTHDPIWNAAQKELVLTGTIQNYLRMLWGKKVIEWSSSPEEAFRILEDLNHKYAYDGRDPNSYTGILWCFGAFDRPWSPERAVLGNIRYMSSDSTSKKFKIKPYLEYIQSLEGLSELRLFK, encoded by the coding sequence TTGTTCTCAGAGAAAAATTTAATTCGGGTAAGAGAAGGGAATAAAAAGCCCATCTTAGAAGAAGGAGAATATATTCTCTATTGGCTCCGTGCGAATAGAAGAATGGCCTGGAATCATTCTTTGGATTACTCGATTCATTTGGCGAAGAAGTTCCAGAAACCTTTGGTCATTTTTGAATCTGTCATGATGGATTTTGAATGGAGTTCTCCTAGGCTCCAACAATTTCTTTTAGAAGGAATTTGTGATACTGCCGAAGACGCAGCCCGCGCTGGCTTTACATATTGGTCTTTTGTGGAAACAAAGGAACATTCACTTTCTGAGATTGTTCCAAACATTTTAGAAAAAGCTTCTATAGTGATTACGGATGATTTCCCTTGTTTTTTTCTTCCGGAACATGCGGAGAAGATTTCCGAAATCCTAAATTGTAAACTGCTACTCGTGGATTCCAATTCCATTACTCCACTTGCTTCTTATGAAAAATTTTTCGGATATGCCAGGGTTCTTCGCCCAAAACTTCATGATAAATTTGTGGAATCTTATATTCATAGATCCAATCCAAAGCCGAGTTCTAAAGGAATTCCAAGTTCTGATAAATTAAAAAAACCGAAATTTTTATTTTCTGGGAAGAAGGACGACATCTCTTCTTATCTTAAAAAGATGAATTCTCAATTCTCGAATGTTCTTCCTGTTTCGGGCAAGATTGGAGGAAGAAAAGAAGGTCTCAAACTTCTGAAAAAATTCCTAAAAGAAGGACTTCCATTTTATTCGGAAGAGAGAAGTGAACCAAGACCGCCTGAAAGAACAAAATCTTCCTACTTATCTCCTTATTTACATTTTGGAATGATCTCAGTAGATGAGATCGTTACTACAGTTTTAGGATCTGATCTTAAAATCGATTGGAGTCCTGATATATTAAATCATTCTTATAGAGGAAAGAACGAGGGGTTCTTTCATCCTAATCCAAATATAAATTCTTTTTTAGATGAACTTCTAACCTGGAGAGAGCTCGGTTATCTTTTGTTTTATAAGGAGCCGAGTTTTAGGAAAGATCTCTCCATTCTTCCGAATTGGGCTAAACTTTCTTTAGAGGCTCATAGGGGAGATAAAAGAGAATATACTTATTCTAAAGAACAATTTGAGAATGCGTTAACCCATGATCCTATCTGGAATGCAGCTCAGAAAGAATTAGTTCTGACTGGGACAATCCAAAATTATCTCCGAATGCTTTGGGGTAAAAAAGTAATAGAATGGTCTTCTTCACCGGAAGAAGCATTTCGTATATTAGAAGATTTGAATCACAAATATGCGTATGATGGAAGGGATCCGAATTCTTATACAGGGATTCTTTGGTGTTTCGGAGCGTTCGATCGGCCTTGGTCTCCGGAAAGAGCAGTGCTTGGAAATATCCGTTATATGTCCTCGGACTCTACTTCTAAAAAATTCAAAATAAAACCTTATCTGGAATACATCCAATCTTTGGAAGGATTGTCGGAACTCCGACTTTTTAAATAA
- a CDS encoding DUF962 domain-containing protein has translation MTENKKYETLQEFWPFYLREHSNKMNRVFHFIGTTCALVFIASAIFYLNAWYLLGALFSGYFFAWIGHFFLEKNRPATFIYPFKSFVSDWRMYFCTITGQLGKELQKAGVK, from the coding sequence ATGACTGAAAACAAAAAATATGAAACCCTACAGGAATTCTGGCCATTCTACCTAAGAGAACACTCAAACAAGATGAACCGTGTATTTCATTTTATAGGAACTACATGTGCTCTAGTGTTTATCGCTTCTGCAATCTTCTATCTAAATGCTTGGTATTTGCTGGGAGCATTGTTTAGCGGATACTTTTTCGCATGGATCGGGCATTTCTTCTTAGAAAAAAACCGTCCAGCTACATTCATTTATCCGTTCAAATCTTTTGTAAGCGATTGGAGAATGTATTTTTGCACGATCACCGGACAACTCGGTAAGGAATTACAAAAAGCAGGAGTTAAGTAA